CCGCTTCTATTTGCTGCAGAATGGTGCTGTATCCCTCGTAAGACAGCCTCGAACTGCCTAGCTGCCTGTAGAGATGTCGTTTGGCCGTCTTAACCGCTGCTTCCCACAATCCACCAAAATGTGGGGCCTTAGGTGGGGTAAAGTGCCAAGTTATGCCCCTGTCCGAACAGTTGGATGCGATGACGTTTTGGTGCTGTTCGTTCTGTAACATATCAAACAATTCATTAAGTTCGTGTGCCGCACCTTCAAAGTTTTTTCCGTTATCGGAGTATATGTCCGATGGTAATCCTCGCCGGGATGTGAAGCGATGTAATGCGGCCAAGAAGCCTGCCGTGGAGAGATCGCCCACCAGCTCCAAATGCACTGCCTTCgttgaaaaacacacaaacacacacaagtagCATTTAGCGGCAGCGGCTCTCTTGTGTGCGGGTTTCAGATACAGCGGGCCGGCATAATCCACTCCAGTTATGGAAAACGGCCGGCTCGGGGTGATGCGTTCATACGGGAGTTGaccagtttgttgttgtgtcagCTGCGGATCCTGACGAATGCAACGAAAGCAATTCCTCACTACGTTTTTTACTAGCCGACGTCCATCGAGTGGCCAATATTCCTCACGTATCCGGGAAAGTAGTAGTCTTCCCCCGCCATGCATCAGCTTCTCATGTATGTGCACCGCGATGAGATGAGCCAGCTGATGGTTTTTGGGAAGCAGGATGGGATGCTTGAACTGGTACGGTAGCTGTGCAAGTTTCAAGCGGCCTCCTACTCGTAATATTCCATCGTTGTCGAGAAACGGATTCAATCGCCGTAGAGGTGATTGTTTTCGTACCATTTCTCCCTTTTCAGCAGTTGGATCTCTGATGAAAACTCGTGCTCTTGTGCCAGTTTACAAAGCACGATTTTAGCTGCTTCTATAGCCTCAGGGGTGATCGGTAATGCTGCTGAGGTAACTTGTGATGACTGTAGTGTACGTgtcttgtgttttgtgttgtgtatgaAACGTGTGCAGTATGCAATTATATGTACCAATTTGGTGTAGGACGACGACAAATTGAACCAATGGTGAGTGGTTTGTATACTTGCAACTACAGCACTCACCTGACGAATTTCCATATCCGTTTCAGCAGTCAGTGATGGATTTGACATTGGCCATTTGGAGGGGGATAGCGCCAACCATTCAGGACCACAGCTCCAAATCGATCCTTTTAGCATTTCAGCTGCTGACATCCCTCGAGACACCAGATCGGCGGGATTCGATGAACCGGGAATGTGTTTCCATTGACGAGGGTGCGAATagttctggatctcagcaacACGATTCGCCACGAATGTTTTCCAGGTGTTGGGTGGAGACGCTATCCAGTTTAGCGTTACCGTCGAATCCGACCAGAAAAACGATTCGGTTGTGTCGATTCCCATAGCGCGTCTAACACGATGATGAAGATGTGCTCCTAACACGGCCGCGCAGAGCTCCAATCTTGGTAATGTAACTCGTTTTAGTGGAGCTACACGCGATTTCGACGCGAGCAGGCTGACTCGTACTCGTCCCTGCTGGTCCTCACAGCGCGCATAAATGCAGGCACCATAAGCAACTTCTGACGCGTCTGCAAATGTATGGAACTGTATTTTAGAGTTAGGTAAGAGCACATACCGTTCGCTTTTGAAGCTTTCCAAATCCTTCCAGTCGTCAGTAACCGATTTCCATTTGTTACAGATGTGTACAGGGACCGGATCGTCCCATCCGATTTTCTGCAGCCACAACTCCTGCATTAGCAATTTCGCGCGTATGATGACTGGAGCGATCAATCCAAGTGGATCAAACATTCGAGCAATGTTTGACAATATGGATCGCATGGTGAGGTTGGCGGTTTCCATTATTGCAGTCGACTCAAAGCACAAAACATCTAGTTCGGGCTTCCATGCGATACCAAGTGCCTTCACAGTCTCGTTCGGCACAAACTGCAGTGATGACTGTGTACCGATATGCTCTGCTGGTAAACCACTTAGTACGCCTAAACAGTTGGATGTCCACTTCCGGAGTTCAAACCCGCCCTTGGAGAGTAACTCGGAAAGTTGCTGACGAAGCTCGCGAGCTTCACTCACGCTGTTAGCTCCGCCAATGAAGTCGTCTACATAAAAATTGTGTCTCAGTGCGGGTGAAGCTAGTGGAAAGTCAGCACCTTCATCTTCCGCAAGCTGCAGCAATGTACGAGTGGCCAAGAACGATGATGGAGACAAACCATATGTCACAGTATTCAGCTCGTACAATTCAATCGGCGATTGCGGTGAGAAACGGAAGAAAATGCGAACCAATCGTCGATCATCCGGATGCAGCACAATTTGTCGATACATTTTGGCGATATCAGCTACGACAGCAATCTTATAGGTGCGGAAACGCAAAATAATATCGATGAGTTCATCCTGAACTATGGGTCCAACCCGCAGAGTTTCATTCAGCGAAAAGCCAGTTGACGTTTTAGCCGAGCCATCAAAAACTACTCTGACCTTTGTGGTGGTACTTGACGCTTTAAAAACTGGATGGTGTGGTAAATAATAAGCAGCTGTATCATCACAATCAGTGCTTATAGGAGACATGTGACCCAGTGCTAAGTACTCCTTCATAAAGTCTTGGTACGCTTCTCGAAGTGCTGGATCTCGTTCCAATCTCCGCTCGAGAAGCTCAAAACGACGAATGGCCTGAGGTCTAGAAAGGCCGAGCTTTGCATCAAAGTCGGGCTGTTTCGGTAGGCGAACAATATATCTACCACTATCGTCACGTTTGGTGGTATGCTTATAGAACGATTCACAATGTCGTTCGTCTGGTGAGTATCCATCATTCATGGT
This region of Anopheles merus strain MAF unplaced genomic scaffold, AmerM5.1 LNR4000445, whole genome shotgun sequence genomic DNA includes:
- the LOC121602416 gene encoding uncharacterized protein LOC121602416, coding for MIDSVFGWVMTGPTGSDNSSPKTDPTASYTIVCMASLEDSLQRFWQLENLTMNDGYSPDERHCESFYKHTTKRDDSGRYIVRLPKQPDFDAKLGLSRPQAIRRFELLERRLERDPALREAYQDFMKEYLALGHMSPISTDCDDTAAYYLPHHPVFKASSTTTKVRVVFDGSAKTSTGFSLNETLRVGPIVQDELIDIILRFRTYKIAVVADIAKMYRQIVLHPDDRRLVRIFFRFSPQSPIELYELNTVTYGLSPSSFLATRTLLQLAEDEGADFPLASPALRHNFYVDDFIGGANSVSEARELRQQLSELLSKGGFELRKWTSNCLGVLSGLPAEHIGTQSSLQFVPNETVKALGIAWKPELDVLCFESTAIMETANLTMRSILSNIARMFDPLGLIAPVIIRAKLLMQELWLQKIGWDDPVPVHICNKWKSVTDDWKDLESFKSERYVLLPNSKIQFHTFADASEVAYGACIYARCEDQQGRVRVSLLASKSRVAPLKRVTLPRLELCAAVLGAHLHHRVRRAMGIDTTESFFWSDSTVTLNWIASPPNTWKTFVANRVAEIQNYSHPRQWKHIPGSSNPADLVSRGMSAAEMLKGSIWSCGPEWLALSPSKWPMSNPSLTAETDMEIRQTRTLQSSQVTSAALPITPEAIEAAKIVLCKLAQEHEFSSEIQLLKREKWYENNHLYGD